The following proteins come from a genomic window of Streptomyces liliiviolaceus:
- the aceE gene encoding pyruvate dehydrogenase (acetyl-transferring), homodimeric type — protein sequence MASGPDRNPIIIGGLPSQVPDFDPEETQEWLDSLDAAVDQRGRERARYLMLRLIERAREKRVAVPEMRSTDYINTIATKDEPFFPGNEEIERKVLNATRWNAAVMVSRAQRPGIGVGGHIATFASSASLYDVGFNHFFRGKDGGDGGDQIFFQGHASPGIYARAFLLDRLDEAQLDAFRQEKSKAPRALSSYPHPRSMPDFWEFPTVSMGLGPLGAIFQARMNRYMEARSLADTSKSHVWAFLGDGEMDEPESLGQLSIAAREGLDNLTFVVNCNLQRLDGPVRGNGKIIQELESQFRGAGWNVIKLVWDRSWDPLLAQDRDGVLVNKLNTTPDGQFQTYATETGAYIREHFFGGDHRLRGMVENMTDDQILHLGRGGHDHRKVYAAFAAAKAHKGQPTVVLAQTVKGWTLGPNFEGRNATHQMKKLTVADLKGFRDRLHLPISDKELESGAPPYYHPGRDSEEIQYMHDRRKQNGGYVPTRVVRSKPLALPEDKTYASVKKGSGQQSIATTMAFVRLLKDLMRDKEIGKRFVLIAPDEYRTFGMDSFFPSAKIYNPLGQQYEAVDRDLLLAYKESPTGQMLHDGISEAGCTASLIAAGSAYATHGEPLIPVYVFYSMFGFQRTGDQFWQMADQLARGFVLGATAGRTTLTGEGLQHADGHSQLLASTNPGCVAYDPAYGFEIAHIVKDGLRRMYGSSEEHPHGEDVFYYLTVYNEPIQHPAEPADVDVEGILAGIHRFAAGTSGSIPAQIMASGVAVPWAVEAQRLLAEDWDVRADVWSATSWNELRREAVEVERHNLLHPEEEQRVPYVTRKLSGAEGPFVAVSDWMRSVPDQISRWVPGTYQSLGADGFGFADTRGAARRFFHIDAQSIVVGVLTELAREGKVDRSLLKQAIDRYQLLDVAAADPGAAGGDA from the coding sequence GTGGCTTCCGGACCCGATCGCAACCCGATCATCATTGGCGGCCTTCCGAGTCAGGTCCCTGACTTCGATCCCGAAGAGACCCAGGAGTGGCTCGACTCCCTCGACGCCGCCGTGGACCAGCGCGGCCGGGAGCGGGCCCGCTATCTCATGCTGAGGCTGATCGAACGCGCCCGCGAGAAGCGCGTGGCCGTTCCCGAGATGCGCAGCACCGACTACATCAACACCATCGCCACCAAGGACGAGCCGTTCTTCCCCGGCAACGAGGAGATCGAGCGCAAGGTCCTCAACGCGACCCGCTGGAACGCGGCCGTGATGGTCTCCAGGGCCCAGCGGCCCGGTATCGGTGTCGGCGGCCACATCGCCACCTTCGCGTCCTCCGCCTCGCTCTACGACGTCGGCTTCAACCACTTCTTCCGCGGCAAGGACGGGGGTGACGGCGGCGACCAGATCTTCTTCCAGGGGCACGCCTCCCCCGGTATCTACGCCCGCGCGTTCCTCCTGGACCGCCTCGACGAGGCGCAGCTGGACGCGTTCCGCCAGGAGAAGTCGAAGGCCCCGCGCGCGCTGTCCTCGTACCCGCATCCGCGCTCCATGCCGGACTTCTGGGAGTTCCCGACCGTCTCCATGGGCCTGGGTCCGCTCGGTGCGATCTTCCAGGCGCGGATGAACCGCTACATGGAGGCGCGTTCTCTCGCGGACACCTCGAAATCCCACGTCTGGGCGTTTCTCGGCGACGGCGAGATGGACGAGCCGGAGTCGCTCGGCCAGCTGTCCATCGCCGCGCGCGAGGGCCTGGACAACCTCACGTTCGTCGTCAACTGCAACCTCCAGCGCCTCGACGGTCCTGTACGCGGCAACGGAAAGATCATCCAGGAGCTGGAGTCGCAGTTCCGGGGCGCCGGCTGGAACGTCATCAAGCTGGTCTGGGACCGCAGCTGGGACCCGCTGCTCGCCCAGGACCGCGACGGCGTGCTCGTCAACAAGCTGAACACCACGCCCGACGGCCAGTTCCAGACGTACGCCACCGAGACCGGCGCTTACATCCGCGAGCACTTCTTCGGCGGCGACCACCGGCTGCGCGGCATGGTCGAGAACATGACCGACGACCAGATCCTGCACCTGGGCCGCGGCGGTCACGACCACCGCAAGGTCTACGCGGCCTTCGCGGCGGCCAAGGCGCACAAGGGCCAGCCGACCGTGGTCCTCGCCCAGACGGTCAAGGGCTGGACGCTCGGCCCGAACTTCGAGGGCCGCAACGCCACGCACCAGATGAAGAAGCTGACGGTCGCCGACCTCAAGGGCTTCCGTGACCGGCTGCACCTGCCGATCTCCGACAAGGAGCTGGAGTCCGGCGCGCCGCCGTACTACCACCCGGGCCGGGACTCCGAAGAGATCCAGTACATGCACGACCGCCGCAAGCAGAACGGCGGGTACGTCCCGACGCGTGTCGTGCGCTCGAAGCCGCTCGCACTGCCCGAGGACAAGACGTACGCGAGTGTGAAGAAGGGCTCGGGTCAGCAGTCGATCGCCACGACCATGGCGTTCGTACGGCTGCTCAAGGACCTCATGCGGGACAAGGAGATCGGCAAGCGGTTCGTGCTGATCGCACCGGACGAGTACCGCACGTTCGGCATGGACTCGTTCTTCCCGAGCGCGAAGATCTACAATCCGCTGGGGCAGCAGTACGAGGCCGTGGACCGGGACCTGCTCCTCGCGTACAAGGAGTCGCCGACCGGGCAGATGCTGCACGACGGCATCTCGGAGGCGGGCTGTACGGCCTCCCTGATCGCGGCCGGTTCGGCCTACGCCACGCACGGCGAGCCGCTCATCCCGGTGTACGTCTTCTACTCGATGTTCGGTTTCCAGCGCACCGGTGACCAGTTCTGGCAGATGGCCGACCAGTTGGCGCGCGGCTTCGTACTGGGTGCGACCGCGGGGCGTACGACTCTGACCGGTGAGGGTCTGCAGCACGCGGACGGGCACTCGCAGCTGCTCGCCTCGACCAACCCGGGCTGTGTCGCGTACGACCCGGCCTACGGGTTCGAGATCGCGCACATCGTGAAGGACGGGCTGCGGCGGATGTACGGCTCGTCCGAGGAACACCCGCACGGCGAGGACGTCTTCTACTACCTCACCGTCTACAACGAGCCGATCCAGCACCCCGCGGAGCCGGCGGACGTCGACGTCGAGGGCATCCTCGCGGGCATCCACCGCTTCGCGGCGGGTACTTCGGGCTCCATCCCGGCGCAGATCATGGCGTCCGGTGTGGCGGTGCCGTGGGCCGTCGAGGCGCAGCGGCTGCTCGCCGAGGACTGGGACGTACGGGCCGACGTGTGGTCGGCGACCTCCTGGAACGAGCTGCGGCGCGAGGCCGTGGAGGTGGAGCGGCACAATCTGCTGCACCCGGAGGAGGAGCAGCGGGTTCCGTATGTGACGCGGAAGCTGTCGGGTGCCGAGGGGCCGTTCGTGGCCGTTTCCGACTGGATGCGGTCGGTTCCGGACCAGATCTCGCGGTGGGTGCCGGGGACTTACCAGTCGCTCGGCGCCGATGGGTTCGGGTTCGCGGATACGCGGGGCGCTGCTCGGCGGTTCTTCCACATCGACGCGCAGTCGATCGTGGTGGGAGTCCTGACGGAACTCGCCCGCGAGGGGAAGGTCGATCGGTCGCTGCTGAAGCAGGCGATCGATCGGTATCAGTTGCTCGATGTGGCCGCGGCTGATCCTGGGGCCGCGGGGGGTGACGCGTAG
- a CDS encoding DUF3052 domain-containing protein, with protein MSATADHAEERTSLAARLGFQPEQVVQEIGFDDDVDQELRSAIEEVIGSELMDEEYDDVADAVVLWFRDDDGDLTDALVDATTYVEEGGAVLLLTPKTGRDGYVEPSDIAEAVTTAGLSQTKGISVGKDWSGTKLATPKTAAKKR; from the coding sequence GTGAGCGCGACCGCGGACCACGCGGAGGAGCGGACGAGCCTGGCCGCCAGGCTGGGATTCCAGCCCGAGCAGGTGGTCCAGGAGATCGGCTTCGACGACGACGTCGACCAGGAGCTCCGCTCGGCCATTGAAGAAGTCATCGGCAGCGAGCTCATGGACGAGGAGTACGACGACGTCGCCGACGCCGTCGTGCTCTGGTTCCGAGACGACGACGGCGACCTGACGGATGCGCTGGTGGATGCCACCACGTACGTCGAAGAGGGCGGCGCCGTCCTGCTGCTGACGCCCAAGACCGGCCGAGACGGTTATGTGGAGCCCAGCGACATCGCCGAAGCTGTGACGACCGCGGGTCTGTCCCAGACCAAGGGCATCAGCGTGGGGAAGGACTGGAGCGGCACGAAGCTGGCTACGCCGAAGACGGCGGCCAAGAAGCGCTGA
- a CDS encoding peroxiredoxin, translating into MAIEVGDKAPDFELKDNHGATVKLSDFRGAKNVVLLFYPFAFTGVCTGELCELRDNLPRFADRDTQLLAVSNDSIHTLRVFAEQEGLDYPLLSDFWPHGEVSRAYGVFAEDKGCAVRGTFVIDKEGVVRWTVVNALPDARDLDEYVTALDAL; encoded by the coding sequence ATGGCGATCGAGGTCGGCGACAAGGCTCCGGACTTCGAGCTGAAGGACAACCACGGTGCCACCGTGAAGCTCTCCGACTTCCGGGGCGCGAAGAACGTGGTGCTGCTCTTCTACCCCTTCGCCTTCACCGGCGTGTGCACCGGCGAACTGTGCGAGCTGCGCGACAACCTCCCGCGGTTCGCCGACCGCGACACCCAGCTCCTCGCCGTCTCGAACGACTCCATCCACACCCTGCGCGTCTTCGCCGAGCAGGAGGGCCTGGACTACCCGCTGCTGTCGGACTTCTGGCCGCACGGCGAGGTCTCGCGCGCGTACGGCGTCTTCGCCGAGGACAAGGGCTGCGCGGTGCGCGGCACCTTCGTCATCGACAAGGAGGGTGTCGTCCGCTGGACCGTCGTCAACGCCCTGCCGGACGCACGGGACCTGGACGAGTACGTCACCGCGCTCGACGCCCTGTAG
- a CDS encoding TerD family protein: MGVSLSKGGNVSLSKEAPGLTAVIIGLGWDIRTTTGTDFDLDASAILTNAEGKVSSDANFVFFNNLKSPDGSVEHTGDNTTGEGEGDDEQIKVNLAGVPADIEKIVFPVSIYDAENRQQSFGQVRNAFIRVVNQAGEAEIARYDLSEDASTETAMVFGELYRHGAEWKFRAIGQGYASGLRGIAQDFGVNV, translated from the coding sequence GTGGGAGTCAGCCTCAGCAAGGGCGGCAACGTATCGCTGTCGAAGGAGGCCCCGGGCCTGACCGCGGTCATCATCGGTCTGGGGTGGGACATCCGCACCACCACCGGTACCGACTTCGACCTCGACGCGAGCGCGATCCTGACGAACGCGGAGGGCAAGGTCAGCAGTGACGCCAACTTCGTGTTCTTCAACAACCTGAAGAGCCCCGACGGCTCCGTCGAGCACACCGGTGACAACACCACCGGTGAGGGCGAGGGCGACGACGAGCAGATCAAGGTCAATCTCGCCGGCGTCCCCGCCGACATCGAGAAGATCGTCTTCCCGGTCTCGATCTACGACGCCGAGAACCGCCAGCAGTCGTTCGGCCAGGTGCGCAACGCGTTCATCCGCGTCGTGAACCAGGCGGGCGAGGCGGAGATCGCCCGGTACGACCTCTCCGAGGACGCCTCGACGGAGACCGCCATGGTCTTCGGCGAGCTGTACCGCCACGGCGCGGAGTGGAAGTTCCGCGCCATCGGCCAGGGATACGCCTCGGGCCTGCGCGGCATCGCGCAGGACTTCGGCGTCAACGTCTGA
- a CDS encoding TerD family protein, with the protein MGVTLAKGGNVSLSKAAPNLTQVMVGLGWDARSTTGADFDLDASALMCNGGRVLGDEWFIFYNQLKSPDGSVEHTGDNLTGEGEGDDESILIDLHKVPANVEKIVFPVSIHDADNRGQTFGQVSNAFIRVVNQADGQELARYDLSEDASTETAMIFGEVYRYGGEWKFRAVGQGYASGLRGIALDFGVNVS; encoded by the coding sequence ATGGGTGTCACGCTCGCCAAGGGAGGCAACGTCTCCCTCTCCAAGGCCGCACCGAACCTCACGCAAGTGATGGTCGGGCTCGGCTGGGACGCACGCTCCACCACCGGAGCGGATTTCGACCTCGACGCCAGTGCGCTGATGTGCAACGGGGGCCGGGTGCTCGGCGACGAGTGGTTCATCTTCTACAACCAGCTCAAGAGCCCCGACGGCTCGGTCGAGCACACCGGTGACAACCTCACCGGTGAGGGCGAGGGCGACGACGAGTCCATCCTCATCGACCTCCACAAGGTCCCCGCCAACGTGGAGAAGATCGTCTTCCCGGTCTCCATCCACGACGCCGACAACCGCGGCCAGACCTTCGGCCAGGTGAGCAACGCGTTCATCCGGGTCGTCAACCAGGCCGACGGCCAGGAGCTCGCCCGCTACGACCTCTCCGAGGACGCCTCCACGGAGACCGCGATGATCTTCGGCGAGGTCTACCGCTACGGCGGCGAGTGGAAGTTCCGCGCGGTCGGCCAGGGCTACGCGTCCGGGCTGCGCGGCATCGCCCTCGACTTCGGGGTCAACGTTTCGTAA
- a CDS encoding DUF475 domain-containing protein, producing MVLKTFGWSFAVTALGLVAAVLIGGWTAFGIVLILSILEISLSFDNAVVNAGILKKMSAFWQKIFLTVGILIAVFGMRLVFPVVIVAISASLGPIEAVDLALNDADRYQELVTDAHPSIAAFGGMFLLMIFLDFIFEDRDIKWLGWLERPLAKLGKVDMLSACIALIILLVTALFLAPQAHLHAGSADKAETVLLSGVAGLITYLVVGGLSGFFENRLEEAEEREHEAEEEARAKGKEISAGALVGKAAFFMFLYLEVLDASFSFDGVIGAFAITNDIVLMALGLGIGAMYVRSLTVYLVRQGTLDDYVYLEHGAHYAIGALAGILLITIRFEVNEIITGLIGVVLIAWSFWSSVRRNRALEAAEGKADPSDDKTEVSSGV from the coding sequence GTGGTTCTGAAAACCTTCGGCTGGTCGTTCGCGGTCACCGCGCTCGGCCTGGTCGCAGCGGTTTTGATCGGCGGATGGACCGCGTTCGGGATCGTGCTGATCCTGTCCATCCTCGAAATCTCGCTGTCCTTCGACAACGCGGTGGTCAACGCCGGAATCCTGAAGAAGATGAGTGCCTTCTGGCAGAAGATCTTCCTCACCGTCGGCATCCTGATCGCCGTCTTCGGAATGCGGCTCGTCTTCCCCGTCGTGATCGTCGCGATCAGCGCCTCGCTCGGCCCCATCGAAGCGGTCGACCTCGCTCTGAACGACGCCGACCGCTACCAGGAACTGGTCACCGACGCCCACCCGTCGATCGCCGCCTTCGGTGGCATGTTCCTGCTGATGATCTTCCTCGACTTCATCTTCGAGGACCGGGACATCAAGTGGCTGGGCTGGCTTGAGCGCCCGCTCGCCAAGCTCGGCAAGGTCGACATGCTCTCCGCGTGCATCGCCCTGATCATCCTGCTCGTCACCGCGCTGTTCCTGGCCCCGCAGGCCCATCTGCACGCCGGCTCCGCCGACAAGGCCGAGACGGTCCTGCTCTCCGGCGTCGCCGGCCTCATCACCTACCTCGTCGTCGGCGGGCTCTCCGGGTTCTTCGAGAACCGCCTCGAAGAGGCCGAGGAGCGCGAGCACGAGGCCGAGGAGGAGGCCAGGGCCAAGGGCAAGGAGATCTCCGCCGGCGCCCTGGTCGGCAAGGCCGCCTTCTTCATGTTCCTGTACCTCGAAGTCCTGGACGCGTCCTTCTCCTTCGACGGCGTCATCGGCGCGTTCGCCATCACCAACGACATCGTCCTGATGGCACTGGGCCTGGGCATCGGCGCGATGTACGTCCGATCGCTGACCGTGTACCTGGTCCGCCAGGGCACCCTCGACGACTACGTCTACCTGGAGCACGGCGCCCACTACGCCATCGGCGCCCTCGCCGGCATCCTCCTGATCACCATCCGCTTCGAGGTCAACGAGATCATCACCGGCCTCATCGGCGTCGTCCTGATCGCCTGGTCCTTCTGGTCCTCCGTCCGCCGCAACAGGGCGCTGGAGGCCGCGGAGGGAAAAGCTGACCCCTCGGACGACAAGACAGAGGTCTCGTCCGGGGTGTGA
- a CDS encoding TerD family protein: MSFWDGLWRGRSTQFDSGSAATNAIELTKRNQTISLSKQGAATGNLRINLSWRMRTSDIGGAQRGSLLRHPFKALKPEVVQAHTQSMVNVDLDLGCMYELADGSKGVVQPLGGFLGDLNGAPYVKLSGDDRFGSGSGETIFVNLDHRENIKRLLVFVYIYDQTPAFDRTHAIVTLYPSNGPRIEIGLDERHSQARSCAVVMIENVKNELVVRREVKFVYGFQAELDRLYGWGLQWGRGYKAKADR; encoded by the coding sequence ATGAGTTTCTGGGATGGCCTGTGGCGCGGGCGGTCGACGCAGTTCGACTCGGGCAGCGCGGCGACGAACGCCATCGAACTGACCAAACGGAACCAGACGATCTCACTCAGCAAGCAGGGTGCGGCCACCGGCAATCTCCGTATCAACCTCTCGTGGCGGATGCGGACCTCGGACATAGGCGGGGCCCAGCGGGGCAGTCTGCTGCGCCACCCCTTCAAGGCGCTGAAGCCGGAAGTGGTCCAGGCGCACACCCAGTCCATGGTCAACGTCGACCTCGACCTCGGCTGCATGTACGAGCTGGCCGACGGCAGCAAGGGAGTCGTGCAGCCGCTCGGGGGCTTCCTGGGTGACCTGAACGGCGCGCCCTACGTGAAGCTCAGCGGCGACGACCGGTTCGGCTCCGGCTCGGGCGAGACGATCTTCGTCAACCTCGATCACCGGGAGAACATCAAGCGGCTGCTGGTCTTCGTGTACATCTACGACCAGACCCCGGCGTTCGACCGTACGCACGCGATCGTGACGCTGTACCCGAGCAACGGACCCCGGATCGAGATCGGGCTCGACGAGCGGCACTCCCAGGCGCGGTCCTGCGCGGTCGTCATGATCGAGAACGTCAAGAACGAACTGGTGGTACGGCGCGAGGTGAAGTTCGTGTACGGCTTCCAGGCGGAACTGGACCGCCTCTACGGCTGGGGCCTGCAGTGGGGCCGCGGCTACAAGGCGAAGGCCGACCGTTAG
- a CDS encoding TerD family protein — MTHAMLKGSNVPLDATAVRAVLRWTPGRGVPDVDASALLLGPDGRVRSDEDFVFYNQPRHPSGKVWRLGKKRVNDGLAEGLTDTIQSDLAGVDNGVGRILLVASAEDVTFDQVRGLRIVVFDATIADAEPLAYFDIKPETGEETALICGELYRRGEGWKFRALGEGYSNGLQGLAADFGIYVDESDTAGASVASGASRAEEGAASPGQAGSQPLPPEEPTTQVPQQPVQPAYGYPPAAPGPEPTRQQPPATQPAYGYPQPTSAPAYGYPPPPQPAAAAPSGYGYPQPVGPGPDPDFRLPPQGPQFIGR, encoded by the coding sequence ATGACGCACGCCATGCTGAAGGGGTCGAACGTCCCGCTGGACGCCACGGCGGTGCGCGCCGTGCTGCGCTGGACGCCGGGACGGGGTGTCCCGGACGTGGATGCCTCCGCACTCCTCCTCGGTCCCGACGGCCGCGTGCGGTCCGACGAGGACTTCGTCTTCTACAACCAGCCCCGGCATCCTTCGGGGAAGGTCTGGCGACTCGGCAAGAAGCGCGTGAACGACGGTCTCGCCGAGGGACTCACCGATACGATTCAGTCGGATCTGGCGGGCGTTGACAATGGTGTGGGACGGATTCTCCTTGTCGCTTCCGCCGAAGACGTCACCTTCGACCAGGTACGCGGGCTGCGGATCGTGGTCTTCGACGCCACGATCGCGGACGCCGAGCCGCTGGCGTACTTCGACATCAAGCCGGAGACCGGTGAGGAGACCGCGCTGATCTGCGGTGAGCTGTACCGGCGCGGCGAGGGCTGGAAGTTCCGGGCTCTCGGCGAGGGCTATTCGAACGGGTTGCAGGGGCTTGCGGCCGACTTCGGCATCTACGTGGACGAGTCCGACACCGCCGGAGCGTCCGTGGCCTCCGGGGCCTCCCGGGCCGAGGAAGGCGCGGCGTCCCCCGGGCAGGCCGGTTCGCAGCCGTTGCCGCCCGAGGAGCCGACCACGCAGGTGCCGCAGCAGCCGGTGCAGCCCGCGTACGGGTATCCGCCGGCCGCGCCCGGTCCGGAGCCGACGCGGCAGCAGCCGCCGGCCACGCAGCCGGCTTACGGGTATCCGCAGCCGACCAGTGCGCCGGCGTACGGGTATCCGCCGCCGCCCCAGCCCGCCGCGGCGGCTCCGTCCGGGTACGGCTACCCCCAGCCGGTGGGGCCGGGCCCCGACCCGGACTTCCGACTCCCGCCGCAGGGGCCGCAGTTCATCGGGCGATAG
- a CDS encoding HpcH/HpaI aldolase/citrate lyase family protein codes for MRHFGHIAPEVRDRLFFQEPCVFTADSSPRVLAAALGATLYSPATRPKLADDIVKQAGAGVVSMVVCLEDSIGDADVADAEENLVRQFRELADRPDDELPLLFVRVRAPEQIPDLVRRLGASVRLLSGFVLPKFTEERGIPFLEALTEAEGASARRLFAMPVLESPELLYRESRAEILAGIFRAVDKYRDRVLALRLGVTDFCSAYGLRRAPDMTAYDVQIVASVIADVVNVLGRADGTGFTVTGPVWEYFRVQERMFKPQLRRSPFLPEADALRATLIEHDMDGLLREISLDRANGLQGKTCIHPSHVLPVHALSVVSHEEFSDAQDILRPERGGGGVLRSAYTNKMNEVKPHRAWAERTLQRAEVFGVTNEDIGFVELLAAGIPG; via the coding sequence ATGCGTCATTTCGGGCACATTGCCCCTGAGGTGCGGGACCGCCTCTTCTTCCAGGAGCCGTGCGTCTTCACCGCGGACTCCTCGCCCCGGGTGCTGGCCGCCGCACTCGGAGCCACTCTCTACAGCCCCGCGACCAGGCCGAAGCTCGCCGACGACATCGTGAAGCAGGCCGGTGCCGGAGTCGTATCGATGGTGGTGTGCCTGGAGGACTCGATCGGCGACGCGGACGTCGCGGACGCCGAGGAGAACCTCGTCCGGCAGTTCCGTGAACTGGCCGACCGCCCCGATGACGAGCTTCCCCTGCTCTTCGTCCGGGTCAGAGCGCCCGAGCAGATACCCGACCTCGTCCGGCGGCTCGGCGCCTCCGTGCGGCTCCTGTCCGGATTCGTACTGCCGAAGTTCACCGAGGAGCGGGGCATCCCGTTCCTGGAGGCGCTCACCGAGGCCGAGGGCGCGAGCGCGCGGCGGCTCTTCGCCATGCCCGTCCTCGAATCGCCCGAACTGCTGTACCGCGAGTCCCGGGCGGAGATCCTCGCCGGGATCTTCCGGGCCGTCGACAAGTACCGCGACCGCGTGCTCGCCCTGCGGCTCGGCGTCACCGACTTCTGCTCGGCGTACGGACTGCGCAGGGCTCCCGACATGACCGCGTACGACGTGCAGATAGTGGCCTCCGTCATCGCCGACGTCGTGAACGTCCTCGGGCGGGCCGACGGCACCGGTTTCACGGTGACCGGGCCCGTGTGGGAGTACTTCCGCGTCCAGGAGCGCATGTTCAAGCCGCAGCTGCGCCGCAGCCCCTTCCTCCCTGAGGCGGACGCCCTGCGCGCCACCCTCATCGAGCACGACATGGACGGCCTGCTGCGGGAGATCTCCCTCGACCGGGCCAACGGACTGCAGGGCAAGACCTGCATCCACCCCTCGCACGTACTGCCCGTGCACGCCCTGTCCGTGGTCAGCCACGAGGAGTTCAGCGACGCCCAGGACATCCTGCGTCCCGAGCGGGGCGGCGGAGGCGTGCTGCGGTCCGCGTACACGAACAAGATGAACGAGGTGAAGCCGCACCGTGCCTGGGCGGAGCGCACCCTCCAGCGCGCCGAGGTCTTCGGCGTCACCAACGAGGACATCGGCTTCGTGGAGCTGCTCGCCGCCGGAATCCCCGGCTGA